A window of Acinonyx jubatus isolate Ajub_Pintada_27869175 chromosome E4, VMU_Ajub_asm_v1.0, whole genome shotgun sequence contains these coding sequences:
- the MTARC1 gene encoding mitochondrial amidoxime-reducing component 1 isoform X3, with product MGAAGSSALGRLGLPASRLPAQPRPGWLAVTALGLAAVALGTVAWRRARSRRRRRLQQVGTVAQLWIYPVKSCKGVAVSAAECTALGLRCGHLRDRFWLVVNEKGNMVTARQEPRLVLISLTCEGDALTLSAAYTKDLLLPIKTPATNAVYKCRVHGLEIKGRDCGEAAAQWITSFLKTQPYRLVHYEPHMRPRNSHQIMDVFQPTDQIAYSDASPFLILSEASLADLNSRLEKKVKVANFRPNIVISGCGVYAEDSWDELLIGDVILKRVTACSRCILTTVDPDTGVMSRKEPLETLKSMS from the exons ATGGGCGCCGCCGGCTCGTCGGCCCTGGGCCGCCTCGGCCTCCCCGCGTCGCGCCTCCCCGCGCAGCCCCGGCCCGGCTGGCTCGCGGTGACCGCGCTGGGACTGGCCGCCGTGGCGCTGGGGACCGTCGCCTGGCGCCGCGCGCGGTCCAGGCGGCGCCGGCGGCTGCAGCAGGTGGGCACGGTGGCGCAGCTCTGGATCTACCCGGTCAAGTCCTGCAAGGGGGTGGCGGTGAGCGCGGCGGAGTGCACGGCCCTGGGGCTGCGCTGCGGCCACCTGCGGGACAG GTTTTGGCTTGTGGTCAACGAGAAGGGGAACATGGTCACTGCTCGGCAGGAACCCCGTCTGGTCCTGATTTCCCTGACTTGTGAGGGCGATGCCCTGACCCTCAGTGCAGCCTACACGAAGGACCTGCTGTTGCCCATCAAGACACCTGCCACAAATGCCGTGTACAAGTGCAG AGTGCACGGCCTGGAGAtcaagggcagggactgtgggGAGGCTGCGGCCCAGTGGATTACTAGCTTCCTGAAGACACAGCCCTACCGCCTGGTGCACTATGAGCCTCACATGCGACCGAGAAATTCTCACCAAATAATGGATGTGTTCCAGCCCACAGACCAG attGCGTACTCAGATGCCAGCCCGTTCTTGATTCTCTCTGAGGCATCTTTGGCAGATCTCAACTCCAGGCTGGAGAAGAAAGTTAAAGTGGCTAACTTCAGGCCCAATATTGTCATTTCAGGGTGTGGTGTCTATGCAGAG GATTCTTGGGATGAGCTTCTTATTGGTGACGTCATACTGAAAAGAGTAACGGCTTGTTCCAG